In one Umezawaea sp. Da 62-37 genomic region, the following are encoded:
- a CDS encoding Rrf2 family transcriptional regulator, with protein MSANSRLTVALHALAWVGLYQRLGHDVATSEQVAGSVNTNPVVIRRLLGELREAGLVRSQRGAGAGWMLSRDPADITLLDVYDAIGSGPLFGMHRAEPNQGCVVGAGIQPALRTVYDGLDRVLRAELAMTTVADVLKGTLASR; from the coding sequence GTGAGCGCGAACAGCAGGTTGACCGTCGCACTGCACGCCCTGGCGTGGGTGGGCCTCTACCAGCGCCTCGGGCACGACGTCGCCACCTCGGAGCAGGTCGCGGGCAGCGTGAACACCAATCCCGTGGTGATCCGACGCCTGCTCGGTGAACTGCGCGAGGCGGGCCTCGTGCGCTCGCAGCGGGGCGCCGGCGCGGGGTGGATGCTGTCCCGCGACCCGGCCGACATCACCCTGCTGGACGTCTACGACGCGATCGGGTCCGGCCCGCTGTTCGGCATGCACCGGGCGGAGCCGAACCAGGGCTGCGTCGTGGGGGCGGGCATCCAACCCGCGCTCAGGACCGTGTACGACGGGCTCGACCGGGTGTTGCGAGCCGAACTGGCCATGACGACCGTGGCCGATGTCCTCAAGGGCACGCTCGCCTCTCGCTGA
- a CDS encoding LacI family DNA-binding transcriptional regulator, whose amino-acid sequence MSAASQARPPTLEDVARVAGVSRATVSRVINTTRNVDPAIQETVRRAIAKTGYTPNTAARSLVTRRTGTIALVVSGAGDFGGDILVDPFFGRVTSGLINSLRPMGVYPLLMFADTHESRAHVVDHLRQGNADGAVVVAIHSEDPLPAMLVAAGVPAVLFARPTKPLSISYVDLAHREGARLAVDHLVGRGCRRVTTISGPLDVPASQERLAGFQAAWADHGHPAAPHVEGNFTQDSGERAMERLLADHPDLDGVFAANDLMAAGALHVLREHGRRVPDDVAVIGFDDSSAATASRPALTTVRQPVEDMAAEMSRLLLDRIGRHDGRVTSVVFEPTLVIRQSA is encoded by the coding sequence ATGAGCGCAGCGTCCCAGGCACGTCCTCCCACGTTGGAGGACGTGGCACGGGTGGCCGGGGTGTCCCGCGCGACGGTGTCGCGCGTGATCAACACGACCCGCAACGTCGACCCGGCCATCCAGGAGACGGTGCGCCGCGCCATCGCGAAGACCGGCTACACGCCGAACACCGCGGCCCGCTCGCTGGTCACCCGCCGCACCGGCACCATCGCGCTGGTCGTCTCCGGCGCGGGCGACTTCGGCGGCGACATCCTCGTCGACCCGTTCTTCGGCCGGGTCACCAGCGGCCTCATCAACTCGCTGCGCCCGATGGGCGTCTACCCGCTGCTGATGTTCGCCGACACCCACGAGTCGCGCGCCCACGTCGTCGACCACCTGCGCCAGGGCAACGCCGACGGCGCCGTGGTCGTCGCCATCCATTCCGAGGACCCGCTGCCCGCGATGCTCGTCGCCGCGGGCGTCCCCGCCGTCCTGTTCGCCAGGCCCACCAAGCCGCTGTCGATCAGCTACGTCGACCTGGCCCACCGGGAAGGCGCCAGGCTCGCCGTCGACCACCTCGTCGGCCGCGGCTGCCGTCGCGTCACCACCATCTCCGGCCCGCTCGACGTGCCCGCGAGCCAGGAGCGCCTCGCCGGTTTCCAGGCCGCCTGGGCCGACCACGGCCACCCCGCCGCCCCGCACGTCGAGGGCAACTTCACCCAGGACAGCGGTGAACGGGCCATGGAACGCCTGCTCGCCGACCACCCGGACCTCGACGGCGTCTTCGCCGCGAACGACCTCATGGCCGCCGGCGCCCTGCACGTCCTGCGCGAACACGGCCGCCGCGTTCCCGACGACGTGGCCGTCATCGGCTTCGACGACAGCAGCGCCGCCACCGCCAGCCGCCCCGCCCTCACCACCGTGCGCCAACCGGTGGAGGACATGGCGGCCGAGATGTCCCGCCTGCTGCTCGACCGCATCGGCCGCCACGACGGCCGCGTCACCTCCGTGGTCTTCGAACCCACCCTGGTCATCCGCCAGTCGGCGTAG
- a CDS encoding SDR family NAD(P)-dependent oxidoreductase has product MSGRTALVTGASNGIGRGIAQRFADDGARVYLTGRRLPELELAAKEIGPNAVAVQADVAEAADMDRVIATITADGRRLDTVVANAGLGTFARLEDATREQFDLVFDVNVLGTLLTVQKSLPILADRASIVLLSSSTTSQGNSGMGLYAASKAAIRSLGRTFAAELAERGVRVNVITPGPIDTEAIERLAGASGLTTEQFHESLGSETALKRVGKPSEVAALAAFLASDESSFSTGAEFHVDGGQVQV; this is encoded by the coding sequence ATGAGCGGTAGGACCGCACTGGTGACCGGCGCGTCGAACGGGATCGGGCGCGGCATCGCCCAGCGCTTCGCCGACGACGGCGCCCGCGTCTACCTGACCGGCAGGCGCCTGCCGGAACTCGAACTCGCCGCGAAGGAGATCGGCCCGAACGCGGTCGCGGTCCAGGCCGACGTGGCGGAGGCCGCGGACATGGACCGGGTGATCGCCACCATCACGGCCGACGGGCGGCGGCTCGACACCGTCGTGGCCAACGCGGGCCTGGGCACGTTCGCCCGCCTGGAGGACGCCACGCGGGAGCAGTTCGACCTCGTCTTCGACGTCAACGTCCTGGGCACCCTGCTGACCGTGCAGAAGTCCCTGCCGATCCTGGCGGACCGGGCGTCCATCGTCCTGCTGTCCTCCTCGACGACCTCCCAGGGCAACTCGGGCATGGGGCTCTACGCGGCGTCCAAGGCGGCGATCCGCAGCCTCGGCCGCACTTTTGCCGCGGAACTGGCGGAGCGGGGCGTGCGGGTGAACGTGATCACCCCCGGCCCCATCGACACCGAGGCCATCGAAAGGCTGGCGGGCGCCTCCGGGTTGACCACCGAGCAGTTCCACGAGTCCCTGGGCTCCGAGACCGCGTTGAAGCGCGTCGGCAAGCCCTCCGAGGTGGCCGCGCTCGCCGCGTTCCTCGCGAGCGACGAGAGCTCCTTCTCCACCGGTGCCGAGTTCCACGTCGACGGCGGCCAGGTCCAGGTCTGA